From the Cyanobium sp. M30B3 genome, the window CGCCCAGATCTCCTCCAGGTTGAGGCAGAGGCCGGGGAACTCGGCGCCCCCCTCCAGCGTGGCGGCCAGTTCCAGGCGTAGGGGCTCTTCCTGGTTGGCTTCCTGGTTGCGGGCCTCCTGGTGTGCGGGGCCCCACACCTCCACGGCGCGCTCGTGGGGCAGCAGCAGCCAGCCGAGGCGGGCGCCATTGGCCTGATAGGCGGCCATCTTCTGGCGCAGGGCCGAGACACCCCGGGGGCCCTCGTCGCTGGGGCTGGCCAGTTCCACCACCAGGTCGGGGCAGAGGGGCGCAAAGCTGCGGCGCTCTGCCGGGCTGAGGGCCTGCCAGCGTTCCAGGCGCAGCAGCGAGGCGTCGGGGCTGCGCACCGAGCCATCGGGCAGGCGGAAGCCGGCGGAGCTCTCGAACACCTTCCAGCCGCCCTGCCGGTCGGCCCAGAGCAAAAGCCGCATCACCACACGCGAGTTGCGGCCGCTGGTCTCGCTGCTGGCTGGCGTCATGGTGATCAGGGCACCGTCGGCAGCCAGCTCCAGCACCGCCTCGCGGTTTTCCGCGCACACCCGCTCGAACTGCTCGGGCGTGAGGCGCAGATCCGGCGGCAGCCGCAGCGGCGCCAGGGCATCGAACAGGCTGGCTGGGGCCGGTGGTGTGGGTGTGCTGGTCATGGGTTGAGGCCAGCGGGTTGGATTCAGCGTAGGGGCGACGGCGAGCTCGGCATGGATCGCTGGCTTGCTGCGCGGTTGGGGGGCCAACTCGATCGCGGGTTGAGGTTCAGGTTGGGACTGCAGTGAGCATGGGGAGGGAAGGCTTTGTGTTGCTGGTGAGTGGTTTCGCCGCACTGGTGGCAACCCTGAGCCCGGCAGCCGGCAGCTCCAGCTGATGCTGAATGAAGTGTTAGCTGCACAGGAAGGCCGATGTCGGTATCGTTAATGGGATGGCGGCGCTTTCGAATGCCGACAATCCTCAGAAGCGGTCCTTATAGGGTCTACTTCTACAGTCACGAGCCAAACGAGCCTCCCCATATTCATGTCGACAGAGATAAGGCGTCTTGCAAAGTCTGGCTTGTTCCTGTTGCACTGTCCTCGAGCCTTGGTTTCAGCGCCAGAGAGCTGCGTGACATTGAACGGCTGGTCAGCTTGAACAGAGCT encodes:
- a CDS encoding Uma2 family endonuclease, with the translated sequence MTSTPTPPAPASLFDALAPLRLPPDLRLTPEQFERVCAENREAVLELAADGALITMTPASSETSGRNSRVVMRLLLWADRQGGWKVFESSAGFRLPDGSVRSPDASLLRLERWQALSPAERRSFAPLCPDLVVELASPSDEGPRGVSALRQKMAAYQANGARLGWLLLPHERAVEVWGPAHQEARNQEANQEEPLRLELAATLEGGAEFPGLCLNLEEIWAE
- a CDS encoding DUF4160 domain-containing protein translates to MPTILRSGPYRVYFYSHEPNEPPHIHVDRDKASCKVWLVPVALSSSLGFSARELRDIERLVSLNRAILLKAWEEFHG